The following nucleotide sequence is from Aneurinibacillus soli.
CTTTAATCCAAGTGGAGAGACGCCGCCACGGATGTAGCCGGTAAGAGGCTGAACATCTTTGAGCGGGACGACCTCTGCTTTTTTATTTCCGCTGAGTGACGCCAATGCTTTTAAATCAAGCTCCTTATCACCGGGAATACAGGCGAGAAGAACGCCGGTTTTATCTCCGCGCGCGACGAGAGTTTTATAAACTTGCGGCAGCGGAAAATTAATTTTGGCAGCTACCGTACCTGCCGAGAGATCCGATTCATCAACCGTATAGTTCCGTAATTCGTATGGTATTTTATTCTGATCGAGCTGACGTACCGCATTTGTTTTTTGTGCCATGAGAAACCTCCTACAGACATATGAGTATCGATTTCTATTGTAGCAAATTACAAAAAATGCACAAAAAAAGGATGGCAGTTGTGTTCCATCCCGTAACGTGCTATTTCGAAGCGGCAGCGAGAAGTTTTTCGAGAAGCCCTCGCAGATAGGCACCATGTCCAGTAGATAGGTGTTCTAAACGATATAGATGGCTCCAGAGAGAGTTGTATGTAGAACGGTATTGCTGTGGCGGAATGTTGTTGAATACGTGCTGGAGATGTACAAGACGAAAGCGGATATAGTTGCGATGATCTAGGCGATTTTGAAGATCTCCCATATCGATCCGAATAATTTGCTTGTTTATTTCATGAAGTAGAGTCTCGATCATCTCTTGATGACTCTGGAAATATCGACCGTCATACAGCAATCCTTTTTGAAGTGGTTCTTCCTTTAGCAAATTCATATAGTAATCCTTTCTATTTCTCAAGTCCCATTAGATTATAGCATCACAAAAGAACCATAGAGGCTACAATGCATGAATTGCACTATGCAAATATTACAATGTAACGCATTGTAGAAGTAGATGTTTTTTTAGATTTGTAGATGTTTTCGTATATTATAATGTTAAATGCACTTCAAAATATTAAAGAGAAAAAAGTGGGGAGATGGTTTGAAAGATGAAAATTAGTCAAAAGTTGCTAGGGGGATTTGGAGTTATCTTGCTACTTCTAGCTATATTGGTAGGAGTAAGCTATTATGAGTTCCACAATGTAGATCAAACATATAGCGAATTGATTAGTAAAGAAGATGAGAAAATAATACTCATAACAGAAGCAAATTCACTTGTAAATGAACAATCAAAAGCAGTTCGCGGGTATTTGCTGTTAGGAGATGAAACTGCTTTACAATCGTATGAAAAAGCCAATAGTCGATACCAGGAAGTTAGCAAAAGCTTAGAAGGATTATTGGTGACAGAGAAAGGGAAAAGTTTACTCGCTGAGATGAATAAACTGAACGACGACTATGGTGTTATTGCACAACAGTTAATTGCCTATAAAAAACAAAATAAGGTTACGGAATACCAGCAACTTGTGAAAACACAAGAGCGCGACGCCGCGCGTAAGTTTACGGAAAAAGCGCAGGAGTTCAAAAAGTTTGTTGGGGATTATGTCCAAACGGTAAGTAATGAAACAAGTATAAGAGTACAGGCGGTTAAGCAGTTCCTGATTATGCTTGCAGGAGTCGCCATTATTGTGGGGACTGTGATAGCTGTTATGATTAATCGAATCATCTCCAGACCGATTATAGCCATTACAAACGCGGCGAAAGAACTTGGGGCAGGAAACCTTACGATTGAGGATGTACAAGTTAAAGGTAAGGATGAGATTGGAGAGCTAGCCGTAGCGTTTAATCAGACAAAGAATGACCTGCGCGATCTGATTAAAAAGGTACAATCCAATGCGGAACAGGTCGCCGCTTCGTCGGAAGAGTTATTTGCCAGTTCCGAGCAGGCAGCACAAGCGACTAACCATGTCTCCTCTGTCGTTGAAGAGGTTGCCAGTGGGTCAGAAACACAAACACGTGGCATGGATGAAACCAAACGTGCCATTGAAGAAAATGCGATCGCGATTCAACGAATTGCGGAATCGACTTCTGCCGTATCTGATTCGGCTATGGAAGTGCTTACCGAATCCAAACAAGGGAATGAAATTATTAAACGCACCATTAAACAGATGGAAGAAATCCAAGCTTCGGTTAAAGAGTCAGCCGATGTGGTTCGTACCCTGGGAGAAAACTCGAAAGAAATTGGCAATATTGTTGAAACGATTAACCAAATTGCGGAACAAACCAACTTGCTGGCGCTTAATGCGGCGATAGAAGCCGCACGTGCTGGTGAGCATGGTAAAGGATTCGCTGTTGTGGCCGATGAGGTTCGGAAGCTGGCTGAACAGTCGAGACAATCTACGGAGCAGATCGCTTCATTAATTGAAGGAATTCAACAAAACACAGCACATG
It contains:
- a CDS encoding methyl-accepting chemotaxis protein, which translates into the protein MKISQKLLGGFGVILLLLAILVGVSYYEFHNVDQTYSELISKEDEKIILITEANSLVNEQSKAVRGYLLLGDETALQSYEKANSRYQEVSKSLEGLLVTEKGKSLLAEMNKLNDDYGVIAQQLIAYKKQNKVTEYQQLVKTQERDAARKFTEKAQEFKKFVGDYVQTVSNETSIRVQAVKQFLIMLAGVAIIVGTVIAVMINRIISRPIIAITNAAKELGAGNLTIEDVQVKGKDEIGELAVAFNQTKNDLRDLIKKVQSNAEQVAASSEELFASSEQAAQATNHVSSVVEEVASGSETQTRGMDETKRAIEENAIAIQRIAESTSAVSDSAMEVLTESKQGNEIIKRTIKQMEEIQASVKESADVVRTLGENSKEIGNIVETINQIAEQTNLLALNAAIEAARAGEHGKGFAVVADEVRKLAEQSRQSTEQIASLIEGIQQNTAHAVQAMEKGTKDVEAGTAVANDAGEAFQHILFSVEQAVEGMQEVSAATEEISASTQQVTASVEQMADIASGISESMQGVAASSEEQLASAEEITAAAESLSNLAQELQHEVSQFNV
- the ybaK gene encoding Cys-tRNA(Pro) deacylase; translated protein: MAQKTNAVRQLDQNKIPYELRNYTVDESDLSAGTVAAKINFPLPQVYKTLVARGDKTGVLLACIPGDKELDLKALASLSGNKKAEVVPLKDVQPLTGYIRGGVSPLGLKKKYPFFLEEIALSFGTISISAGVRGCQVLLNPQHLVSLTRAICGSISKDA